Proteins encoded in a region of the Sphingomonas sp. HMP9 genome:
- a CDS encoding MTH938/NDUFAF3 family protein: MRMDREKTDGPMISAIGRAGFKVDDGYYTALSISPERADGWEPPAFESLGEADVAALLVLDPAPEFLLLGTGSALRQPPLAFKRAVEARGFGIEAMDSRAAARAWAVLRGEGRWIVAALYPLEG; encoded by the coding sequence GTGAGGATGGACCGCGAGAAGACCGATGGGCCGATGATCTCGGCGATCGGTCGGGCTGGGTTCAAGGTCGACGACGGCTATTATACCGCCCTGTCGATCAGTCCCGAACGCGCGGATGGCTGGGAGCCGCCGGCGTTCGAGTCGCTCGGCGAAGCGGATGTTGCGGCATTGCTGGTGCTGGATCCGGCGCCGGAGTTCCTGTTGCTCGGCACCGGTTCCGCGCTGCGCCAGCCGCCGCTTGCGTTCAAGCGCGCGGTCGAGGCGCGGGGGTTCGGGATCGAGGCGATGGACAGCCGGGCTGCCGCGCGGGCGTGGGCGGTGTTGCGTGGCGAGGGTCGCTGGATCGTGGCGGCGCTCTACCCGCTCGAGGGCTAG
- the hslU gene encoding ATP-dependent protease ATPase subunit HslU yields MNDQLTPKAIVAALDAHIIGQAAAKRAVAVAMRNRWRRQQLDEDLRDEVTPKNILMIGPTGCGKTEISRRLAKLADAPFVKVEATKFTEVGYVGRDVEQIARDLVEEAIRLEKERRRVAVKDKAEEAAMARLLDALVGKDSSTATRESFKQRFLDGHLNTAEVEIEVEQAPTTPFEIPGGAPQMINIGEMMKSFGGGQQLKRRKLTVTAAWDKLVEEEADKRLDQDEVSRVALADAEANGIVFLDEIDKIAVSDGRGGSISREGVQRDLLPLIEGTTVATKYGPMKTDHILFIASGAFHVAKPSDLLPELQGRLPIRVELKGLTESDFVAILSDTKASLPLQYKALIATEGVGIEFTEDGIAAIARIAAEVNAEIENIGARRLQTVMEKLLEEVSYNAEDRGGSNLVIDGAYVDSQLKEIARNTDLSRFVL; encoded by the coding sequence ATGAACGACCAGCTCACCCCGAAAGCCATCGTCGCCGCCCTCGACGCCCACATCATCGGCCAGGCCGCCGCGAAACGCGCGGTCGCCGTCGCGATGCGCAACCGCTGGCGCCGCCAGCAGCTCGACGAAGATCTTCGCGACGAAGTCACGCCAAAGAACATCCTGATGATCGGGCCGACCGGCTGCGGCAAGACCGAGATCAGCCGCCGCCTGGCCAAGCTCGCCGACGCGCCGTTCGTGAAGGTCGAGGCGACCAAGTTCACCGAGGTCGGCTATGTCGGCCGCGACGTCGAACAGATCGCGCGCGACCTCGTCGAGGAAGCGATCCGCCTCGAAAAGGAACGCCGCCGTGTCGCGGTGAAGGACAAGGCCGAGGAGGCGGCGATGGCTCGCCTGCTCGACGCGCTGGTCGGCAAGGATTCGAGCACCGCGACGCGCGAAAGCTTCAAGCAGCGCTTTCTCGACGGGCATCTCAACACCGCCGAGGTCGAGATCGAGGTCGAGCAGGCCCCGACCACGCCGTTCGAGATCCCCGGCGGTGCCCCGCAGATGATCAATATCGGCGAAATGATGAAGTCGTTCGGCGGCGGCCAGCAGTTGAAGCGGCGCAAGCTCACCGTCACCGCGGCGTGGGACAAGCTCGTCGAGGAAGAGGCCGACAAGCGCCTCGACCAGGACGAGGTCAGCCGCGTCGCACTCGCCGACGCGGAGGCCAACGGCATCGTCTTCCTCGACGAGATCGACAAGATCGCCGTCTCCGACGGCCGCGGCGGCTCGATCAGCCGCGAGGGCGTCCAGCGCGACCTGTTGCCCTTGATCGAGGGTACGACCGTGGCCACTAAATACGGGCCGATGAAGACCGACCACATCCTCTTCATCGCGAGCGGCGCGTTCCACGTCGCCAAGCCGAGCGACCTGCTCCCCGAATTGCAGGGCCGCCTGCCGATCCGAGTCGAGTTGAAGGGGCTGACCGAGTCCGATTTCGTCGCGATCCTGTCGGACACCAAGGCGTCGCTGCCGCTCCAGTACAAGGCGCTGATCGCGACCGAAGGCGTCGGCATCGAGTTCACCGAAGACGGCATCGCCGCGATCGCGCGCATCGCCGCCGAGGTGAATGCGGAGATCGAGAATATCGGCGCGCGGCGCCTGCAGACGGTGATGGAAAAGCTGCTGGAAGAGGTAAGCTATAACGCGGAAGACCGCGGCGGCTCGAACCTGGTCATCGACGGCGCCTATGTCGACAGCCAGCTGAAAGAGATCGCCCGCAACACCGACCTCAGCCGCTTCGTGCTCTAA
- the yajC gene encoding preprotein translocase subunit YajC — protein sequence MFISPAYAQAADGAATAGGGIASFLSLAPLFLVFVVFYFLMIRPQQKRMKALQASVAAVKKNDSVVTSGGILGKVTKVEDNVVEVEIAPNVRVRVVKSTLTDITSPNTKPAND from the coding sequence ATGTTCATCTCACCAGCATACGCCCAGGCCGCAGACGGCGCCGCCACGGCCGGAGGCGGGATCGCCTCGTTCCTCAGCCTCGCGCCGCTCTTCCTCGTGTTCGTCGTGTTCTACTTCCTGATGATCCGTCCGCAGCAAAAGCGGATGAAGGCGCTGCAGGCGTCGGTCGCCGCGGTGAAGAAGAACGACAGCGTCGTCACCTCGGGCGGGATCCTGGGCAAGGTGACCAAGGTCGAGGATAACGTCGTCGAGGTCGAGATCGCGCCGAACGTCCGCGTCCGCGTCGTCAAGTCCACGCTGACCGACATCACGAGCCCGAACACGAAGCCGGCAAACGACTGA
- a CDS encoding NADP-dependent malic enzyme, protein MEDDFRKAALDYHRYPKPGKLSVEATKRMATQRDLALAYSPGVAAACEEIAADPDKARDYTARGNLVAVITNGTAVLGLGAIGALASKPVMEGKAVLFKKFAGIDCFDIEIDQLDPQAFIEAVRVLEPTFGGINLEDIKAPECFEIETKLREVMNIPVFHDDQHGTAIVCAAAVRNVLELRGKRLDQMKLVTSGAGAAALATVDLLVSMGLNPENVTLTDIAGVVHADRGDVMPPNMARYARKTNARTLPDVLEGADIFLGLSAPRVLKQEWLHLLAPDPLILALANPEPEIQPALVHATRPDAIIATGRSDFPNQVNNVLCFPFIFRGALDVGATEINEAMKVAAVDAIAALARATASDVVVTAYGGATPVFGPTYIIPKPFDPRLILHVAPAVAKAAMDSGVATRPIEDFDAYLRDLEVFVYRSGQLMRPIFARAKQAGRSIAYGEGEDDRTLRAVQTVIDEGLGRPVLIGRRDVIGQRIEASGLRMTIGSDVEVLDPATDREVFEPLLASYSALVGRRGTPPDSAERALRTRPSVAAAMLLREGRVDAALCGGIGDWWTQMTYVMPLIPRMPGVSRLYAMSAVILRTGSLFFCDTHVTVDPTAEQIAEMTMLAAEAVRAFAIEPKAALLSHSSFGASRSPSAQKMRAGHALLKEMAPEFEFDGEMHGDAALSEALRRRLVDDSPLTGSANLLVMPNIDAANIAVSLLSASTESAPLGPMLLGLAKPLQMLVPSVTARGIVNLSAIAVGHAATVSETA, encoded by the coding sequence ATGGAAGACGATTTCCGCAAAGCCGCGCTCGATTATCACCGCTATCCCAAGCCGGGTAAGCTCTCGGTCGAGGCGACCAAGCGGATGGCGACGCAGCGCGATCTGGCGCTCGCCTATTCGCCGGGCGTCGCCGCCGCCTGCGAGGAAATCGCCGCGGATCCCGACAAGGCGCGGGATTATACCGCGCGCGGCAACCTCGTCGCGGTGATCACCAACGGCACCGCGGTGCTGGGGCTCGGCGCGATCGGTGCGCTCGCGTCGAAGCCGGTGATGGAGGGCAAGGCGGTGCTCTTCAAGAAATTCGCCGGGATCGACTGCTTCGACATCGAGATCGACCAGCTCGACCCGCAGGCGTTCATCGAGGCGGTGCGCGTGCTCGAGCCGACGTTCGGCGGGATCAATCTCGAGGACATCAAGGCGCCCGAATGCTTCGAGATCGAGACGAAGCTGCGCGAGGTCATGAACATCCCGGTGTTCCATGACGACCAGCATGGCACCGCGATCGTGTGCGCGGCTGCGGTGCGCAACGTGCTTGAGCTGCGCGGCAAGCGGCTCGACCAGATGAAGCTGGTGACGTCGGGCGCAGGCGCGGCGGCGCTCGCGACGGTGGATTTGCTGGTGTCGATGGGGCTCAACCCCGAGAACGTGACGCTGACCGATATCGCCGGCGTGGTGCATGCCGATCGCGGCGACGTGATGCCGCCTAACATGGCGCGTTATGCGCGCAAGACCAATGCGCGGACGCTGCCGGACGTGCTGGAGGGGGCGGACATCTTCCTCGGGCTGTCGGCGCCGCGCGTGCTAAAGCAGGAATGGCTGCACCTGCTCGCACCCGATCCGCTGATCCTGGCGTTGGCGAACCCCGAGCCCGAGATCCAGCCGGCGCTGGTGCATGCGACGCGGCCCGATGCGATCATCGCGACCGGGCGTTCGGATTTCCCGAACCAGGTCAACAACGTGCTGTGCTTCCCGTTCATCTTCCGCGGGGCGCTCGACGTCGGCGCGACCGAGATCAACGAGGCGATGAAGGTCGCCGCGGTCGATGCGATCGCAGCGCTGGCGCGCGCGACGGCGTCGGACGTGGTGGTCACCGCCTATGGCGGCGCGACGCCGGTGTTCGGGCCGACCTACATCATTCCCAAGCCGTTCGATCCGCGGCTGATCCTGCACGTCGCGCCGGCGGTGGCAAAGGCGGCGATGGATTCGGGCGTGGCGACGAGGCCGATCGAGGATTTCGACGCGTATCTGCGCGATCTCGAGGTGTTCGTGTACCGCTCGGGCCAGCTGATGCGGCCGATCTTCGCGCGCGCCAAGCAGGCGGGGCGCTCGATCGCGTACGGCGAGGGCGAGGACGACCGGACGCTGCGCGCGGTGCAGACGGTGATCGACGAAGGCCTTGGCCGGCCGGTGCTGATCGGGCGGCGCGACGTGATCGGCCAGCGGATCGAGGCGAGCGGGCTGCGGATGACGATCGGCAGCGATGTCGAGGTGCTCGATCCGGCGACCGACCGCGAAGTGTTCGAGCCGCTGCTCGCGAGCTACAGCGCGCTCGTCGGCCGCCGTGGCACGCCGCCCGACAGCGCCGAGCGCGCACTCAGGACCCGTCCGAGCGTCGCCGCGGCGATGCTGCTGCGCGAGGGGCGAGTCGATGCAGCCTTGTGTGGTGGCATCGGCGACTGGTGGACGCAGATGACGTATGTCATGCCCCTGATCCCGCGGATGCCGGGCGTGTCGCGACTGTACGCGATGTCGGCGGTGATCCTGCGGACCGGCAGCCTGTTCTTCTGCGATACGCACGTGACGGTCGATCCGACCGCCGAGCAGATCGCCGAAATGACGATGCTTGCGGCCGAAGCGGTCCGCGCGTTCGCGATCGAGCCGAAGGCGGCACTGCTGTCGCATTCGAGCTTCGGTGCGTCGCGGTCGCCCTCGGCGCAGAAGATGCGCGCGGGGCATGCGTTGCTCAAGGAGATGGCGCCGGAGTTCGAGTTCGACGGCGAGATGCACGGTGACGCCGCGCTGTCCGAGGCACTGCGGCGGCGGCTGGTGGACGACAGTCCGTTGACGGGGTCGGCGAACCTATTGGTGATGCCGAACATCGACGCGGCGAACATCGCGGTGTCGCTGTTGTCGGCATCGACCGAATCGGCGCCGCTCGGACCGATGCTGCTGGGGCTCGCCAAGCCGCTGCAGATGCTGGTGCCGAGCGTGACCGCGCGCGGGATCGTCAATCTGAGCGCGATCGCGGTGGGGCATGCGGCGACGGTAAGCGAGACGGCGTAA
- the secF gene encoding protein translocase subunit SecF gives MRLLKLVPDNTNLKFVSLRKWAFGLTLLLSLLAIGLVFTRGLNMGVDFVGGVLIEEKFATPPSIDAVRTEVDRLGVGEASIQSFSDPKTLSIRLPVPAGDEGATNRLVKKVSDDLAVKFPGATFSKYDTISGKVSDELISKGLLAVGLAILGIALFAVVRFEWQFGVSTVVAIVHDLLMTLGFFALTQFEFDLNIVAAVLTIISYSINDKIVIDDRIRENMRRYRKMDMREIIDLSVNETLPRTVMTSVTILLALVAMLLLGGHVLRGFTAAMILGIVVGTYSSIYVSSSLLITLGLRADPAPRKGGVQDGAERVGPKVER, from the coding sequence ATGCGCCTGCTGAAACTCGTTCCCGACAACACGAACCTGAAGTTCGTTTCGCTCCGTAAATGGGCGTTCGGGCTGACCCTGCTGCTGTCGTTGCTGGCGATCGGACTCGTCTTCACCAGGGGCTTGAACATGGGTGTCGACTTTGTCGGCGGCGTCCTGATCGAAGAGAAGTTCGCGACCCCGCCGTCGATCGACGCGGTCCGGACCGAAGTCGACCGGCTCGGCGTCGGCGAAGCGTCGATCCAGTCGTTCAGCGATCCCAAGACGCTGTCGATCCGCCTTCCCGTCCCGGCAGGTGATGAGGGTGCGACCAACCGCCTCGTCAAGAAGGTGTCGGACGACCTCGCGGTGAAGTTCCCCGGCGCGACCTTCTCGAAATACGACACGATCTCGGGCAAGGTTTCGGACGAGCTGATCAGCAAGGGGCTGCTCGCGGTCGGCCTCGCGATCCTCGGCATCGCGTTGTTCGCGGTGGTGCGGTTCGAGTGGCAGTTCGGCGTGTCGACCGTCGTCGCGATCGTCCACGACCTGTTGATGACGCTCGGCTTCTTTGCGCTGACTCAGTTCGAGTTCGACCTGAACATCGTCGCGGCGGTGCTGACGATCATCTCCTATTCGATCAACGACAAGATCGTGATCGACGACCGTATCCGCGAGAATATGCGCCGGTACCGCAAGATGGACATGCGCGAGATCATCGACCTGTCGGTGAACGAGACGCTGCCTCGGACTGTGATGACGTCGGTGACGATCCTGCTGGCGCTGGTCGCGATGCTGCTGCTCGGCGGCCATGTGCTGCGCGGGTTCACCGCCGCAATGATCCTGGGTATCGTCGTGGGGACGTATTCGTCGATCTACGTGTCGTCGTCGCTGCTGATCACGCTGGGGCTTCGTGCCGATCCTGCGCCGCGCAAGGGCGGCGTGCAGGACGGCGCCGAGCGAGTGGGCCCGAAGGTCGAGCGTTAA
- the hslV gene encoding ATP-dependent protease subunit HslV translates to MPTWHGTTILSVRRGGKVVVIGDGQVSMGQTVMKPNARKVRRLGDGSVIGGFAGATADAFTLFERLERKLEAHQGQLLRAAVELAKDWRTDKFLRNLEAMMIVADKDVTLILTGNGDVLEPENGVAAIGSGGNYALAAARALVEYETDAEVLCRKAMHIASELCVYTNDRLTVETMDSTT, encoded by the coding sequence ATGCCGACCTGGCACGGCACCACCATCCTCTCGGTCCGCCGCGGCGGCAAGGTCGTCGTGATCGGCGATGGCCAGGTCTCGATGGGCCAGACCGTCATGAAACCCAACGCGCGCAAAGTCCGCCGGCTCGGCGACGGCAGCGTGATCGGCGGGTTCGCCGGCGCCACCGCCGACGCCTTCACTTTGTTCGAACGCCTCGAACGCAAGCTCGAAGCGCATCAGGGCCAACTCCTGCGCGCCGCGGTCGAGCTCGCCAAGGACTGGCGCACCGACAAGTTCCTCCGCAACCTCGAAGCGATGATGATCGTCGCCGACAAGGACGTGACGCTGATCCTGACGGGCAATGGCGACGTGCTCGAACCCGAGAACGGCGTCGCCGCGATCGGCTCGGGCGGCAACTACGCGCTCGCCGCCGCCCGCGCGCTGGTCGAATACGAGACCGACGCGGAAGTGCTGTGCCGCAAGGCAATGCACATCGCGTCCGAACTCTGCGTCTACACCAACGACCGCCTCACGGTGGAGACGATGGACAGCACCACGTAA
- a CDS encoding putative quinol monooxygenase, giving the protein MILVMGHIKLAAGEGAKIADTLIAHMAACAAEDGCEFYNLALDLVDPDLIRISERWASPAALAAHGEAEHQKAFGRALRSFTIEQVSVKAYEGSFWRTLMGE; this is encoded by the coding sequence ATGATTCTGGTGATGGGGCATATCAAGCTGGCCGCCGGCGAAGGCGCGAAGATCGCCGATACGCTGATCGCGCACATGGCCGCCTGCGCCGCGGAAGACGGCTGCGAGTTCTACAATCTAGCGCTTGATCTGGTCGACCCGGACCTGATCCGAATCTCCGAACGCTGGGCCAGTCCCGCGGCACTCGCGGCACATGGCGAGGCGGAGCACCAGAAGGCGTTCGGTCGCGCGTTGCGGTCGTTCACCATCGAGCAGGTCAGCGTAAAGGCGTATGAGGGCAGCTTCTGGCGCACGTTGATGGGCGAATAA
- the secD gene encoding protein translocase subunit SecD, whose protein sequence is MLDFPRWKIGSIIGLLAALCLLAIPSFLPESTTSQWGRIPHSHINLGLDLAGGSYLLLEADTADLAATRIEAMRDSVAGTMRNGSPRIEIGDISTRGGQLTFLLRDPSQVDAARERLLAITGGGAGMSGQREWDITVVDTSRFVLKPTQAGLTQAIDTAMKDATEVVRRRIDALGTKEPTIVRQGATRIVVQVPGLKNPQALKELIGKTAKLEFKLVDETANLADLVKGIAPIGSQVLPYPGNPRGVPFIAVKRSVIISGDQLADARQEYEQQSNAPQVAITFDAVGGRRFAKVTTENTNKPFAIILDNSVISAPNINEPILGGRASISGNFTVESANALAISLRSGKLPVNLKTIAESTVSPDLGKDSIRAGVLASIVAALLVIVFMFVTYGRFGLYANLAVVINILVIVAVMAMLNATLTLPGIAGFVLTIGTAVDANVLINERIREERRRGRSVVQSVELGYKEASRTIFEANVTHAITGVIMLLLGSGPVKGFAVVLLIGICTSVFTAVTFTRMMVALWLRKNRPTTINI, encoded by the coding sequence ATGTTGGATTTTCCGCGCTGGAAGATCGGGTCGATCATCGGGTTGCTGGCGGCACTCTGCCTGCTGGCGATCCCGAGTTTCCTCCCCGAGAGCACCACGAGCCAATGGGGTCGCATCCCCCATTCGCACATCAACCTCGGGCTCGATCTCGCCGGCGGCAGCTACCTGCTGCTCGAGGCGGATACCGCCGACCTCGCCGCGACGCGGATCGAGGCGATGCGCGACAGCGTGGCCGGGACGATGCGCAACGGCAGCCCCCGAATCGAGATCGGCGACATTTCGACGCGCGGGGGCCAGCTGACCTTCCTGCTGCGTGACCCGAGCCAGGTCGATGCCGCGCGCGAGCGTCTGCTGGCGATCACGGGTGGTGGCGCGGGCATGAGCGGCCAGCGCGAGTGGGACATCACCGTCGTCGACACGAGCCGATTCGTGCTCAAGCCCACCCAGGCTGGCCTGACCCAGGCGATCGACACGGCGATGAAGGACGCGACCGAAGTCGTCCGCCGCCGCATCGATGCGCTCGGCACCAAGGAGCCGACGATCGTCCGCCAGGGCGCGACGCGGATCGTGGTGCAGGTGCCGGGCCTCAAGAACCCGCAGGCGCTGAAGGAACTGATCGGCAAGACCGCCAAGCTCGAGTTCAAGCTGGTCGACGAGACCGCGAACCTTGCCGATCTGGTCAAGGGGATCGCGCCGATCGGTAGCCAGGTGCTGCCGTATCCGGGCAATCCGCGCGGCGTACCGTTCATCGCGGTCAAGCGCTCGGTGATCATCTCGGGCGACCAGCTCGCCGATGCGCGCCAGGAGTACGAACAGCAGTCCAACGCGCCACAGGTTGCGATCACCTTCGACGCGGTCGGCGGGCGTCGCTTCGCCAAGGTCACGACCGAGAACACCAACAAGCCGTTCGCGATCATCCTCGACAATTCGGTGATCTCCGCGCCGAACATCAACGAGCCGATCCTTGGCGGTCGCGCGTCGATCTCGGGCAACTTCACCGTGGAGTCGGCGAACGCGCTGGCGATCTCGTTGCGGTCGGGCAAGCTGCCGGTCAATTTGAAGACGATCGCCGAGAGCACCGTCAGCCCCGATCTCGGCAAGGATTCGATCCGCGCCGGCGTGCTGGCGTCGATCGTCGCCGCCCTACTCGTGATCGTGTTCATGTTCGTGACCTATGGCCGGTTCGGCCTGTATGCGAACCTCGCAGTGGTCATCAACATCCTGGTCATCGTCGCCGTCATGGCGATGCTGAACGCGACGCTGACGTTGCCGGGTATCGCCGGCTTCGTGTTGACGATCGGTACCGCGGTGGATGCCAACGTGCTGATCAACGAGCGTATTCGCGAAGAGCGGCGACGCGGGCGCAGCGTCGTCCAGTCGGTCGAGCTGGGCTACAAGGAAGCTAGCCGCACGATCTTCGAGGCGAACGTGACGCACGCCATCACCGGCGTGATCATGCTGCTGCTCGGCTCGGGTCCGGTGAAGGGCTTCGCGGTCGTGCTGCTGATCGGGATCTGCACGTCGGTGTTCACCGCCGTCACGTTCACGCGGATGATGGTCGCGCTGTGGTTGCGGAAGAACCGCCCCACCACGATCAATATTTGA
- a CDS encoding glycoside hydrolase family 108 protein, whose product MTIDHLIDAVIDREGGYTNHPADRGGPTRYGITQAVARTNGYTEDMRVFPRERAESLYRRLYWTRPAFDQIAPRAPKIAEELFDTGVNMGPAVAATFLQRALNALNRGATDYPDMILDGRIGPATLTALDAFLAHREPGGETVLLKAIEALQGERYVALAETRPANEAFLYGWLANRT is encoded by the coding sequence ATGACCATCGACCACCTCATCGACGCCGTCATCGACCGCGAAGGCGGCTACACCAACCACCCCGCAGACCGCGGCGGCCCGACCCGCTACGGCATCACGCAAGCCGTCGCCCGCACCAACGGCTACACCGAAGACATGCGCGTCTTCCCCCGCGAACGCGCGGAAAGCCTCTACCGCCGCCTCTACTGGACCCGCCCCGCCTTCGACCAGATCGCCCCGCGCGCGCCCAAAATCGCCGAGGAACTCTTCGATACCGGCGTCAACATGGGGCCCGCCGTCGCCGCCACCTTCCTCCAGCGCGCGCTCAACGCGCTCAACCGCGGCGCCACCGACTATCCCGACATGATCCTCGACGGTCGCATCGGCCCCGCCACGCTGACCGCACTCGACGCCTTCCTCGCGCATCGCGAACCCGGCGGCGAAACGGTGCTCCTCAAGGCGATCGAGGCGCTGCAAGGCGAACGCTACGTCGCGCTCGCCGAGACCCGCCCCGCCAACGAGGCCTTCCTCTACGGCTGGCTCGCCAACCGCACCTGA